The Verrucomicrobiia bacterium genome contains a region encoding:
- the pheA gene encoding prephenate dehydratase, giving the protein MSLSEHRQAIDQLDAQIVALLNERTKHVLSIGEIKLKAGEEIYAPHRERVVLERVCKQNAGPITNASLQAIYREVMSSALSLEKSLTIAYLGPEATFTHQAAIRRFGSSLKYASQKTIPDVFSEVSKGRADYGVVPVENSTEGVVTHTLDMFVDSDLKIVSQIVLPISHCLVSKGKKDQIKKLFVHPQTLAQCRGWIQKNLPHAELIETSSNARSVELTAAEKKTGAIAGVLAAEKYNVPILEHNIQDNSANATRFLVLGRQCSPPTGRDRTSVMFSIADKVGALHSTLAPFRRYKLNMTKIESRPSKRKAWEYFFFVDVDGHMQDKKLAKALEQLGTHCSFVKVLGSYPNME; this is encoded by the coding sequence ATGAGCCTCTCAGAACATCGGCAGGCAATCGACCAGCTCGACGCGCAGATCGTCGCGCTCTTGAACGAACGCACGAAGCACGTGCTGTCCATCGGCGAGATCAAGCTGAAGGCTGGCGAAGAAATCTATGCGCCGCACCGCGAGCGCGTGGTACTCGAGCGCGTGTGCAAGCAAAACGCCGGCCCCATCACGAACGCCTCCCTGCAAGCCATCTATCGCGAGGTGATGTCCAGCGCGCTGTCGCTGGAGAAGTCGCTGACCATCGCGTATCTCGGGCCAGAAGCGACCTTCACGCATCAAGCGGCCATCCGCCGGTTCGGTTCCAGCTTGAAGTACGCGTCGCAGAAGACGATCCCCGACGTGTTCAGCGAAGTCTCGAAAGGCCGCGCGGATTACGGTGTCGTGCCCGTGGAGAACTCCACCGAAGGCGTCGTCACGCACACGCTCGACATGTTCGTAGATAGCGATCTGAAGATCGTCTCGCAGATCGTGCTGCCCATCTCGCATTGCCTCGTGAGCAAGGGTAAGAAGGACCAGATCAAGAAGCTCTTCGTGCATCCGCAAACGCTGGCGCAATGCCGCGGCTGGATCCAAAAAAATCTGCCGCACGCAGAACTCATCGAGACTTCCTCAAACGCACGGTCCGTGGAACTCACGGCCGCTGAGAAAAAGACGGGTGCTATCGCCGGTGTCCTCGCCGCCGAGAAATACAACGTGCCGATCCTGGAACATAACATCCAGGATAACTCGGCGAACGCCACGCGCTTCCTTGTGCTGGGCCGTCAATGCAGTCCGCCGACGGGCCGTGACCGCACGAGTGTGATGTTCAGCATCGCGGATAAAGTGGGCGCGCTCCATTCGACGCTCGCACCGTTCCGTCGTTACAAGCTGAACATGACGAAGATCGAATCCCGCCCCAGCAAGCGCAAGGCGTGGGAGTATTTCTTCTTCGTGGATGTGGACGGCCACATGCAGGACAAGAAACTCGCGAAGGCGCTGGAACAGCTCGGAACGCACTGCAGCTTCGTGAAGGTGCTGGGGTCGTATCCGAATATGGAATAG
- the scpB gene encoding SMC-Scp complex subunit ScpB: protein MELKNILEAILFAAQKPLSLKDIRDIFATTAANSEDEGIRAFKKVKDEELEPLLAALEQEHEQAGRMYRLRCVAGAWLFVSLPEYAPWIKTLVGEKVRPPRLSAPALETLTIIAYRQPMTRSEVEQIRGVSVDGTMQTLLERNLVEQSGRAEVVGRPALYSTTATFLEYFGLASLEDLPDATELRRIPVTKPEALLTVDPGLATAPPDALAPAAEGAAAPAGASAAEAAPAAAEATEQKSES, encoded by the coding sequence ATGGAACTGAAAAACATTCTGGAAGCGATCTTGTTCGCGGCGCAAAAGCCGCTGAGCTTGAAGGATATTCGCGACATCTTCGCGACGACCGCCGCCAACTCGGAGGACGAGGGCATCCGCGCCTTCAAGAAGGTGAAGGACGAGGAGCTGGAGCCCTTGCTCGCCGCGCTGGAGCAGGAGCATGAACAGGCGGGCCGGATGTATCGCTTGAGGTGCGTGGCGGGAGCGTGGCTCTTCGTGAGCCTGCCCGAATACGCGCCGTGGATCAAAACGCTGGTCGGTGAAAAAGTGCGGCCACCGCGTCTCTCGGCACCGGCGCTGGAGACGCTAACGATCATCGCGTATCGCCAGCCGATGACGCGTTCCGAAGTGGAACAGATTCGTGGCGTGTCGGTAGATGGCACGATGCAGACGTTGCTGGAGCGGAATCTCGTGGAGCAGAGTGGTCGTGCAGAAGTGGTCGGCCGCCCCGCGCTCTACAGCACGACAGCGACGTTCCTCGAATACTTCGGGCTCGCGAGCTTGGAAGATTTGCCAGACGCAACGGAGCTACGCCGCATCCCGGTGACGAAGCCAGAGGCGCTGCTCACGGTAGATCCGGGCCTGGCGACCGCGCCCCCGGATGCCTTGGCACCGGCTGCGGAAGGTGCGGCGGCTCCGGCAGGAGCGTCCGCAGCGGAAGCGGCTCCGGCGGCAGCAGAAGCAACTGAGCAGAAAAGCGAATCCTGA
- a CDS encoding segregation/condensation protein A: MDYKVQFEVFEGPLDLLLYLVKKEEVDIYEVNLTKLATQFLAHVEMMRQLDLEIAGEFLVMAATLMYIKSKELLPVEKQVVVEGEDDEEDPRWELIRQLVEYKKFKDAAAKLQYREEVQESVYARQPGKPDFTADEPPQKIVVSVFDLIGAVNNILKRYAAKEGESRDIFQDKWTVSEKIETILNTIESKGTVKFSELFDSAVSRTEVVVTFLAMLELIRLKRVLISQPETFADIEISKNEVTEATPTNLVTNIDGANPNNQAEAVTENAGEQAVATAESANEVQAEASSPVVESEPVTEAAPKEAS, from the coding sequence ATGGATTACAAAGTCCAGTTCGAAGTGTTTGAAGGTCCGCTCGACCTCCTGCTTTACCTCGTAAAGAAGGAGGAGGTGGATATCTATGAGGTGAACCTGACGAAGCTGGCCACGCAGTTCCTCGCCCATGTGGAGATGATGCGCCAGCTGGACCTGGAGATTGCGGGCGAGTTCCTTGTGATGGCGGCCACGCTCATGTATATCAAGAGCAAGGAACTGCTCCCCGTGGAGAAACAGGTGGTGGTGGAAGGCGAGGATGACGAGGAAGATCCGCGCTGGGAATTGATCCGCCAACTCGTCGAATACAAGAAATTCAAGGACGCCGCCGCGAAGCTGCAGTATCGCGAAGAAGTTCAGGAAAGCGTCTACGCACGGCAGCCCGGTAAGCCAGACTTCACGGCGGATGAACCGCCGCAGAAGATCGTGGTCTCCGTCTTCGACCTTATCGGCGCGGTGAACAACATCCTGAAGCGCTACGCGGCGAAAGAAGGCGAGAGCCGCGACATCTTCCAGGACAAATGGACGGTGAGCGAGAAGATCGAGACGATCTTGAACACCATCGAGAGCAAAGGAACGGTGAAGTTCTCGGAATTGTTCGATAGTGCGGTGAGCCGCACGGAGGTGGTGGTGACGTTCCTCGCGATGCTGGAGCTTATCCGGTTGAAGCGGGTGCTGATCTCGCAGCCGGAGACGTTCGCGGATATCGAGATCAGCAAGAACGAGGTGACGGAAGCGACGCCGACGAATCTAGTGACGAACATCGATGGCGCGAATCCGAATAATCAGGCAGAAGCGGTAACGGAGAATGCGGGTGAGCAGGCTGTCGCTACGGCTGAGAGCGCTAATGAAGTTCAAGCTGAGGCCAGTTCGCCTGTTGTAGAATCTGAGCCGGTGACGGAAGCTGCGCCGAAGGAAGCATCGTAA
- a CDS encoding SGNH/GDSL hydrolase family protein encodes MITPMDRRRFLLTSGLALLATQLDVSAVEKPPLGAKIKRVLFLGDSITYSGQYVDYVEAAWRTRFPESQVDFLDLGLPSETVSGLSEPGHAGGKFPRPDLHERLDRVLAQVKPDLVIACYGMNDGIYHPFSEERMAAHQKGILKLREKVQAAGAKIIHLTPPVFDPQPIKAKTLPAGRDVYEQPYVGYDEVLTKFSEWLLSMRKSGWEVYDIHGPMLKHLETRRKTTPEFTFAKDGVHADATGHWLMAQALLQGWKLKPDVEIFSIDASSARTLGGNASAVNAGSAVLVFQETVHPAQPYDTKWNTESMVLERFAERTATRELRVLGLSTGQYHLKEDDKIITTASAKELAKGVALDRLVNTSLQKNQAELLKLISQRRKLLSDAWLTATGHQRPGMAKGLPLAEAESKAMELGVQIMKLTRPITMKLTLVAEVAK; translated from the coding sequence ATGATTACCCCGATGGACCGGCGTCGTTTCCTGCTCACGAGCGGGCTTGCCCTGCTTGCCACCCAACTGGATGTTTCCGCAGTGGAGAAGCCGCCCTTGGGGGCGAAGATCAAGCGCGTGCTCTTCCTCGGGGACAGCATCACCTACAGCGGCCAATATGTGGATTACGTGGAGGCCGCGTGGCGCACGCGTTTCCCGGAATCACAGGTTGATTTCCTCGATCTCGGTTTGCCGAGCGAAACCGTCTCCGGCCTTTCCGAGCCTGGCCATGCCGGCGGCAAGTTCCCACGCCCGGATCTGCACGAGCGCCTGGATCGAGTGCTGGCGCAAGTGAAGCCGGATCTCGTCATCGCGTGTTACGGCATGAATGATGGGATTTATCATCCCTTTAGTGAAGAGAGGATGGCGGCACACCAGAAGGGAATCTTGAAACTGCGTGAGAAAGTGCAAGCGGCTGGTGCCAAGATCATCCACCTCACGCCACCTGTATTCGATCCGCAACCGATCAAGGCGAAGACCTTGCCCGCTGGTCGCGACGTGTATGAGCAACCCTACGTGGGCTATGACGAAGTGCTCACGAAGTTCAGCGAGTGGTTGCTCTCGATGCGCAAGAGCGGTTGGGAGGTGTATGACATCCATGGCCCGATGTTGAAGCACCTGGAGACGCGCCGGAAGACGACTCCGGAATTCACCTTTGCCAAGGACGGTGTGCATGCGGATGCCACGGGGCATTGGCTGATGGCGCAGGCTTTGTTGCAGGGATGGAAGCTGAAGCCGGATGTGGAGATTTTCAGTATTGATGCCAGCAGCGCGAGAACATTGGGTGGAAACGCCTCAGCAGTGAACGCGGGCAGTGCGGTGCTGGTCTTCCAGGAGACGGTTCATCCTGCGCAACCTTACGATACGAAGTGGAACACGGAGTCAATGGTGCTGGAAAGGTTTGCCGAACGCACAGCCACGCGCGAACTGCGGGTGCTGGGTCTTTCCACCGGCCAGTATCACTTGAAGGAAGATGATAAAATAATCACGACGGCTTCCGCGAAAGAATTGGCCAAAGGGGTGGCTTTGGACCGCTTGGTGAATACATCGCTGCAGAAAAATCAGGCGGAGCTGCTGAAACTTATCAGCCAGCGACGGAAGCTTTTGAGCGATGCATGGCTCACCGCGACAGGGCATCAACGTCCGGGCATGGCCAAAGGTCTGCCACTGGCGGAAGCCGAAAGCAAAGCGATGGAACTGGGTGTGCAAATCATGAAATTGACCCGGCCTATAACGATGAAACTGACTTTAGTGGCGGAGGTTGCAAAATGA
- a CDS encoding sodium:solute symporter, with amino-acid sequence MSPIYIFSCIGGYFLFLLLIAWYTSRNATNDSYFLGNKASPWYAVAFGMIGDSLSGVTFISVPGTVGKDQFSYLQLVLGLMVGYLIIAWVLLPLFYKLNLTSIYSYLETRFGTRSQKTGSAYFILSRTLGAAARLFLAASVIQKFVFDAWNIPFVVTVASIILLMLAYTYKGGIKTLVWTDTFQSTFLLLGVILSIVAIMRQLGLGVGDLISTVKNSDYAQTFFWDATKGNYFWKQFLGGIFLAIAMTGLDQNMMQKNLSCRSLREAQWNMASYSVIAVLVNLFFLSMGALLYIFATSKGIAIPERSDQLFPLLALQHLGTFAAIVFVLGLTAATFSSADSVLTTLTTSYCIDILGMDKDTRRTEAEKTSLRHRIHLAFAAILLVVILAFEAIAKQSVIGAVLKIATYTYGPLLGLFVFGIICRRRVLDKSVPVICLIAPLICYFLDTNSKAFFGGYQFGNELLILNAVVTCAGLFLFSQAQEKPPSTVTLS; translated from the coding sequence ATGTCACCAATCTATATCTTCAGCTGCATCGGAGGATACTTCCTCTTCCTGCTGTTGATCGCGTGGTACACGAGCCGTAACGCCACGAACGACTCTTACTTCCTCGGGAACAAAGCGTCGCCTTGGTATGCGGTCGCTTTCGGGATGATCGGTGACTCCCTCTCAGGCGTCACCTTCATCTCCGTGCCGGGCACTGTAGGCAAAGACCAGTTCTCTTACCTGCAACTTGTGTTAGGCCTGATGGTGGGTTACCTCATCATCGCCTGGGTGCTGTTGCCCCTGTTCTACAAGCTGAACCTGACCTCTATCTATAGTTACCTGGAGACGCGTTTCGGCACGCGGTCACAAAAAACCGGTTCCGCCTACTTCATCCTCTCGCGCACACTCGGAGCCGCTGCGCGATTATTCCTCGCAGCGAGTGTGATCCAAAAGTTCGTGTTCGATGCGTGGAACATCCCCTTTGTCGTGACCGTCGCCAGCATCATCCTGCTCATGCTCGCCTATACCTATAAAGGCGGCATCAAGACCTTGGTGTGGACGGATACGTTTCAATCCACCTTTCTGCTTCTGGGCGTGATACTTTCCATCGTTGCCATCATGAGACAACTGGGATTGGGCGTGGGCGATCTCATCAGCACAGTGAAGAACAGCGATTACGCGCAGACATTTTTCTGGGATGCCACGAAGGGCAATTACTTCTGGAAACAGTTCCTCGGGGGCATCTTTCTGGCCATCGCCATGACGGGACTCGACCAGAACATGATGCAAAAAAACCTGAGCTGCCGTTCACTACGTGAAGCGCAATGGAACATGGCGTCCTACAGCGTGATCGCCGTCCTGGTAAACCTCTTCTTCCTCTCCATGGGGGCGCTGCTCTACATCTTTGCGACGAGCAAAGGTATCGCGATACCAGAGCGTTCCGACCAGCTCTTCCCGCTGCTTGCCTTGCAACACCTCGGCACGTTCGCGGCGATCGTGTTCGTGCTCGGCCTCACGGCGGCGACCTTCTCCAGCGCGGATTCCGTGCTCACCACGTTGACGACTTCTTACTGTATAGACATTCTCGGGATGGATAAGGACACGCGCCGCACGGAAGCGGAGAAGACTTCGTTACGGCACCGGATACACCTGGCGTTCGCGGCGATTCTGCTGGTGGTGATCCTGGCGTTTGAAGCGATTGCCAAGCAATCCGTCATTGGCGCCGTGCTGAAGATCGCCACCTATACTTACGGTCCGTTGCTCGGTTTGTTTGTGTTCGGCATCATCTGTCGCCGACGTGTTTTGGATAAGAGCGTGCCAGTCATCTGCCTGATTGCCCCGCTGATCTGCTATTTTTTGGACACGAACTCCAAAGCATTTTTTGGCGGCTATCAATTCGGCAATGAATTGCTGATTTTGAACGCCGTGGTGACCTGTGCAGGCCTATTTTTGTTTAGCCAAGCACAAGAAAAACCACCTTCCACAGTTACTCTCTCTTAG
- the carB gene encoding carbamoyl-phosphate synthase large subunit, with the protein MKPELLAKAKSLGFSDRQIAHLTGQTEDAVRAERKKQGLVPSYRLVDTCAAEFEAYTPYFYSTYDRGDDEVKKTDKKKVMILGGGPNRIGQGIEFDYCCVHASFALKEDGFETIMVNSNPETVSTDYDTSDKLFFEPLTLEDVLHIYEREGCWGAIAQFGGQTPLNLALGLQQNGVNIIGTSPQNIEIAEDRKLFAAMLNKLNIPQPPNGTATTVEEAVVVATKLGYPVLLRPSFVLGGRAMQIVFSEAELRDYFHRNAALEISAGRPVLVDKFLEDATEVDVDCITDVGQFKDPADGTIVVGGMLEHIEFAGVHSGDAAMVLPPHTLSEATISTIREYTHAMAKELKVVGLMNVQYAVKDGIVYVLEVNPRASRTVPFVSKAIGYPLAKLAAKVMAGKTLKELGFTKEVWTKYWAVKESVFPFNKFPGQDILLSPEMRSTGEVMGLDNDLGIAYAKSQMAAGSTLPLKGKVFVSVGDAHKDDVASVAQDFVKLGFELVATGGTANVLEAAGLKVQRIFKLQEGRPNAVDLLKNKEIQLVINTPSGQVPRADEVKIRGTAVLTQTPIMTTISSAKAAAKGIAALQKDGYAVRTVQEFH; encoded by the coding sequence ATGAAACCGGAATTGTTAGCTAAAGCGAAGTCCCTGGGTTTTTCCGACCGTCAAATCGCCCATTTGACCGGCCAAACCGAGGATGCCGTGCGTGCGGAACGCAAGAAACAGGGTCTCGTGCCCAGCTATCGTCTGGTGGATACATGCGCGGCTGAGTTCGAGGCCTACACGCCTTACTTCTACTCTACGTACGATCGCGGGGATGATGAGGTGAAGAAGACGGATAAGAAGAAGGTGATGATCCTGGGCGGCGGGCCGAATCGTATCGGGCAGGGCATCGAGTTCGATTATTGCTGCGTGCATGCGTCGTTCGCTTTGAAGGAGGACGGCTTCGAGACGATCATGGTGAACTCGAATCCGGAAACGGTCTCCACGGATTATGATACGTCGGATAAGTTGTTCTTCGAGCCGCTGACGTTGGAAGATGTCTTGCACATCTATGAGCGCGAAGGTTGCTGGGGTGCGATCGCGCAGTTCGGCGGTCAGACGCCGCTGAATCTGGCGCTGGGTCTACAACAGAACGGCGTGAACATCATCGGCACCTCGCCGCAGAACATCGAGATCGCAGAAGATCGCAAGCTCTTTGCAGCGATGCTGAACAAGCTGAACATCCCGCAGCCGCCGAATGGCACGGCTACGACGGTGGAGGAAGCAGTAGTTGTCGCGACGAAGCTGGGTTATCCGGTGCTCTTGCGTCCGTCCTTCGTGCTCGGTGGTCGCGCGATGCAGATCGTTTTCTCAGAAGCGGAATTGCGGGATTACTTCCATCGCAATGCAGCGCTGGAAATTTCAGCCGGTCGCCCGGTGCTCGTGGATAAGTTCCTAGAGGACGCCACGGAAGTGGACGTGGATTGCATCACGGATGTGGGGCAGTTCAAGGATCCGGCGGATGGCACGATCGTGGTCGGCGGTATGCTGGAGCACATCGAGTTCGCCGGGGTTCACTCCGGTGACGCCGCGATGGTCCTGCCGCCGCATACGTTGAGCGAGGCGACGATCAGCACCATCCGCGAATATACGCACGCGATGGCGAAGGAATTGAAGGTAGTCGGCCTCATGAACGTGCAGTATGCCGTGAAAGACGGCATCGTTTATGTGCTCGAAGTCAATCCACGTGCGTCACGCACGGTGCCGTTCGTCTCAAAGGCGATCGGTTATCCGCTGGCGAAGCTGGCCGCGAAGGTAATGGCGGGCAAGACGTTGAAGGAGCTGGGCTTCACGAAGGAAGTGTGGACGAAGTATTGGGCGGTGAAGGAATCGGTGTTCCCTTTCAACAAGTTCCCCGGCCAAGACATCTTGCTCTCGCCGGAGATGCGTTCCACGGGCGAAGTGATGGGCTTGGATAACGATCTGGGCATCGCTTATGCGAAGAGCCAGATGGCGGCGGGATCGACGTTGCCGCTGAAGGGCAAGGTGTTCGTGAGCGTGGGTGATGCGCACAAGGATGATGTGGCCTCAGTGGCACAGGACTTTGTGAAGCTGGGCTTCGAGCTTGTGGCCACCGGCGGCACGGCCAATGTGCTGGAAGCGGCGGGCCTGAAGGTACAACGCATCTTCAAGCTGCAAGAGGGTCGCCCGAACGCGGTGGACCTCCTGAAGAACAAGGAGATTCAGCTCGTGATCAATACCCCGTCCGGCCAGGTGCCGCGTGCGGATGAGGTGAAGATCCGCGGCACAGCGGTGCTGACGCAGACGCCGATCATGACGACGATCAGCAGCGCGAAGGCGGCGGCGAAGGGCATCGCAGCGTTACAGAAGGATGGTTACGCGGTGCGGACGGTGCAGGAGTTTCATTGA
- a CDS encoding LamG-like jellyroll fold domain-containing protein — protein MDTWFHSFRPVLALACATLLTFGCTSPKQAGSKYSENALRAAAGSPDPLKPLRESMTFATTFDKGLDAEFAKGDAKLYHAANSRARNTNATAGLPEGEVVKRAEGAGRFGAALEFTKKINPVVFYKGQTNINYTTTNWNGSASFWMRLDPDKDLQPGYCDPIQYVGQIWTNGAMFVEFSKDETPRHFRFAIMAKHNLWNPKNLKWEEMPMGDRPMVQVQKPPFSREKWTHVVFTFEHANTGRKDGIGKLYLDGEYVGSFAGFENSLYWDPAQSALNLGLAYVGFLDEIVLFDRALNADEVKMMHHLPNGAADLLYRHSIIGKRKWLTKDNHLK, from the coding sequence ATGGATACTTGGTTTCATTCTTTCCGGCCGGTTCTGGCTTTGGCTTGCGCCACCTTGCTCACCTTTGGCTGCACAAGTCCGAAACAGGCGGGGTCTAAGTATTCGGAGAATGCGTTACGAGCAGCAGCGGGTTCACCGGACCCGCTGAAGCCGTTGCGTGAGTCGATGACGTTCGCGACGACTTTCGACAAGGGACTGGATGCGGAGTTCGCGAAGGGGGATGCGAAGCTATATCACGCGGCGAACAGCCGTGCGCGCAATACGAATGCCACGGCGGGTTTGCCGGAGGGTGAGGTGGTGAAGCGGGCGGAAGGGGCAGGACGTTTCGGTGCCGCGCTGGAGTTCACCAAGAAGATCAACCCAGTGGTGTTCTACAAAGGGCAGACGAATATCAATTACACGACAACGAACTGGAACGGCAGCGCTTCCTTCTGGATGCGGCTGGACCCGGACAAGGATCTGCAACCGGGGTATTGCGATCCGATCCAGTATGTGGGGCAGATCTGGACGAACGGGGCGATGTTCGTGGAGTTCAGCAAGGATGAGACACCGCGCCATTTCCGCTTCGCCATCATGGCCAAGCATAACTTGTGGAATCCGAAGAATTTGAAGTGGGAGGAGATGCCCATGGGGGACCGTCCGATGGTGCAGGTGCAGAAGCCGCCGTTCAGCCGCGAGAAGTGGACGCATGTGGTGTTCACGTTTGAGCATGCCAACACGGGTCGCAAGGATGGCATCGGCAAGCTGTATCTGGATGGCGAGTATGTGGGGAGCTTCGCGGGGTTTGAGAATTCATTGTATTGGGATCCGGCACAAAGTGCTTTGAATCTCGGGCTGGCGTATGTGGGTTTTCTGGATGAGATCGTGCTGTTTGACCGTGCGTTGAATGCGGACGAGGTCAAGATGATGCATCATCTGCCAAATGGCGCTGCGGACCTGCTCTACCGGCATTCGATCATCGGCAAGCGCAAGTGGCTGACGAAGGACAATCACCTAAAATGA
- a CDS encoding Na+/H+ antiporter NhaC family protein, with amino-acid sequence MKRETLISWVAFLLTFLWLLLPDTRNSLASLWPSILAIGLAFLTRNIYTSLFAGALAGALLLHGGNPCAAFLELFSKHLITSLKDPWNLNVLIFTLMMGGLVELLQRNGGTTALAEWFLGRAHSKRKAGMGAYLLGWVIFIDGLANSMLVGKAMRPITDKARISRAKLAFIVDSTSSPIAGLAVISTWVAYELSVIKQGFEQTPNLAAEQVPAAFTLLVQSLPYRFYNWFLLLLVFLVIWLGRDIGPMVKAEQEAAAKATEAMPEPIEVKADKVGSRLHLALVPIVVLVLGVFAGLFIQGGGLERELSVDSLIAALGAADAAIVFVWVTAFTCLLTMILSALRPTEEMKEGVIHAFFEGMKQLFLPTMILVFAWVLNSVIKDLGAAKFLASLLSDRMPAGLLPAVVFITASLISFSTGTSWGTMALVMPLAIPLAVTLGGAPNASVVVVTIGAVLAGAVFGDHCSPISDTTIVSAFASDCDAMEHVRTQMPYALLAAGIGLVVGYLPTGFGLTPWLALVLGGALCWFVLWKKGTATH; translated from the coding sequence ATGAAACGCGAGACGCTCATCTCGTGGGTGGCGTTTTTGCTGACGTTCCTCTGGTTGTTACTGCCGGATACGCGCAATTCGCTGGCGAGCCTTTGGCCGAGCATCTTGGCCATCGGGTTGGCGTTTCTCACCCGGAATATTTACACCTCACTCTTTGCTGGCGCATTGGCCGGTGCGTTGCTGTTACATGGTGGCAATCCTTGCGCGGCGTTTCTGGAACTGTTCTCCAAGCATCTCATCACGTCACTGAAAGACCCGTGGAATCTGAATGTGCTCATCTTCACGTTGATGATGGGCGGGCTGGTGGAATTGTTGCAGCGCAATGGCGGGACGACGGCCTTGGCGGAATGGTTTTTGGGTCGTGCCCACAGCAAACGCAAAGCGGGGATGGGTGCGTATCTGTTGGGTTGGGTGATCTTCATAGACGGTCTGGCGAACTCGATGCTGGTGGGCAAGGCCATGAGGCCGATCACGGACAAGGCTCGCATCTCGCGGGCGAAGCTGGCTTTCATCGTGGATTCGACATCCTCACCCATCGCCGGTCTCGCGGTCATCTCGACCTGGGTGGCGTATGAGCTTTCCGTGATCAAACAGGGTTTTGAGCAAACGCCGAATCTCGCGGCCGAGCAGGTACCTGCGGCGTTCACGCTGTTGGTGCAGAGTTTGCCTTACCGGTTCTATAACTGGTTTCTGCTGTTGCTGGTATTTCTGGTGATCTGGTTGGGACGCGATATTGGGCCGATGGTGAAAGCGGAGCAGGAAGCGGCGGCTAAAGCGACCGAGGCGATGCCTGAGCCGATTGAAGTAAAAGCGGACAAGGTGGGATCGCGGCTGCACTTGGCGCTGGTGCCAATCGTGGTGCTGGTGCTGGGCGTGTTCGCGGGCTTGTTCATCCAAGGTGGTGGATTGGAGCGGGAACTGAGCGTGGACAGCCTTATCGCGGCCTTGGGCGCGGCGGATGCGGCGATCGTGTTTGTGTGGGTCACGGCATTCACTTGCTTGCTCACAATGATTCTTTCGGCGTTGCGGCCCACCGAGGAGATGAAGGAGGGCGTTATCCATGCGTTCTTTGAGGGGATGAAGCAGTTGTTTTTGCCGACGATGATTTTGGTGTTCGCGTGGGTGTTGAACAGCGTGATCAAGGATTTGGGGGCGGCGAAGTTTCTGGCGAGTTTGCTAAGTGACCGGATGCCAGCGGGATTGTTGCCTGCGGTGGTGTTCATAACGGCATCGCTCATCTCGTTCAGCACGGGAACTTCTTGGGGCACTATGGCATTGGTGATGCCGCTGGCGATTCCTTTGGCGGTCACCCTGGGTGGAGCGCCGAATGCCTCCGTGGTGGTGGTAACGATCGGGGCGGTTTTAGCAGGCGCAGTGTTCGGGGATCATTGTTCGCCAATCAGTGATACGACGATCGTGTCCGCCTTTGCGAGTGATTGTGATGCCATGGAGCATGTGCGCACGCAGATGCCGTATGCATTGCTGGCGGCAGGGATAGGGCTGGTAGTTGGGTATCTGCCAACGGGGTTCGGTCTGACGCCGTGGCTGGCTTTAGTGCTGGGCGGGGCCTTGTGCTGGTTCGTGCTGTGGAAGAAGGGGACGGCGACACACTGA
- a CDS encoding type II toxin-antitoxin system death-on-curing family toxin — MNPFPDNCFHLTVEILKEIHASVLEAHGGMGGIREPGLLASAIATPQASFGGKSPYTDLEEVAAAYLYYICKNHPFLDGNKRAAMAAAIVFLRLNEVEPAPDSDEWETLVLDVAASRIDRDETTRRLRLLVPQPKAKSKSPKRKP; from the coding sequence GTGAATCCCTTTCCGGACAATTGTTTCCATCTGACGGTTGAGATACTCAAAGAAATCCATGCCTCCGTTCTGGAAGCACATGGTGGCATGGGTGGCATTCGTGAACCCGGTTTATTGGCTTCAGCCATTGCTACGCCTCAAGCCAGTTTCGGCGGCAAGTCTCCTTACACTGACTTGGAAGAAGTGGCTGCTGCCTACCTTTATTACATCTGCAAGAACCATCCTTTTCTTGATGGCAACAAAAGAGCCGCCATGGCTGCAGCCATCGTCTTCTTGCGCTTGAATGAGGTCGAACCCGCTCCAGATAGTGACGAATGGGAAACCTTAGTCTTGGACGTCGCCGCCAGCCGCATTGACCGGGACGAAACCACCCGCCGTCTGCGTCTGCTCGTCCCGCAGCCAAAAGCCAAAAGCAAATCACCCAAACGCAAACCGTGA
- a CDS encoding AbrB family transcriptional regulator, whose protein sequence is MVKTITKIGNSNGIIFDATLMDMAHLKTGDQVNVTLHDGNLILTPLNPRPSPEKIKATIRQTVKDYQKTLKKLA, encoded by the coding sequence ATGGTCAAAACCATAACCAAGATCGGCAACTCCAACGGCATCATCTTCGACGCCACCCTCATGGACATGGCCCACCTCAAGACCGGCGATCAGGTGAATGTGACCTTGCATGATGGGAATCTGATCCTGACTCCTTTGAATCCCCGGCCTTCGCCCGAGAAAATAAAGGCCACCATCCGCCAGACGGTGAAGGATTATCAGAAAACGCTTAAGAAACTGGCGTGA